In Arcobacter sp. F2176, a single window of DNA contains:
- a CDS encoding DUF3010 family protein, with protein MNICGIELKANQTILVVQIDGEYKDLKTKKITLEDDEKQESIRSYCNDLLVFLTENDIEQVYIKKRAKKGNFSGGAVTFKMESLIQLNPKCKVDLVSAQAMGSYERKNSIEYPESLNKYQEQAYLAILSSK; from the coding sequence ATGAATATATGTGGAATAGAACTAAAAGCAAATCAAACAATTTTGGTAGTTCAGATTGATGGCGAATATAAAGATTTAAAAACTAAAAAGATTACCCTTGAAGATGATGAAAAACAAGAGTCAATAAGAAGCTATTGTAATGACTTATTAGTGTTTTTGACCGAAAATGATATTGAACAAGTCTATATTAAAAAAAGAGCAAAAAAAGGAAACTTTTCAGGTGGTGCAGTTACTTTTAAAATGGAGAGTTTAATTCAATTAAATCCAAAATGTAAAGTGGATTTGGTATCAGCACAAGCTATGGGAAGTTATGAAAGAAAAAACAGTATTGAGTATCCAGAATCTTTGAATAAATATCAAGAACAAGCTTATTTAGCAATTTTAAGTTCTAAGTAA
- the gyrB gene encoding DNA topoisomerase (ATP-hydrolyzing) subunit B: MSQEYGASNIKVLKGLEAVRKRPGMYIGDTNTNGLHHMVYEVVDNSIDEAMAGYCKNIKITMTKDHWIKVEDDGRGIPTAIHEGEGISAATVVLTVLHAGGKFDKDTYKVSGGLHGVGVSVVNALSKEVKMTIYREGKIHYQEFSKGIPKAPLEVIGESPRKTGTTIEFLADDSIFEVNTYDFAVLAKRFREVAYLNSFISITLINEITKKTEVYHFEGGIKQFVEDINTATAVSDAVAFNDNVDGVEVDIAVMYNDTYVEKTLSFVNNIRTIDGGTHEAGFKAGLTRSIVKYLNENAAAREKDTKITGDDVREGLIAIISVKVPEPQFEGQTKGKLGSSYVKPICQRLTSEQLDKYFEENPAQAKAIMDKALMAARGREAAKKARDMTRKKDAMTVGTLPGKLAECQSKDPAIRELYLVEGDSAGGSAKQGRDRVYQAILPLKGKILNVEKSRLDKILKSDEIRNMITALGCGIGEDFDEEKIRYHKIIFMTDADVDGSHIQTLLLTFFFRFLRPVIEKGYLYIAQPPLYRYKKGKNETYLKDDNALSAFLIENGLESFEFQGLGYNDLVDLFKTVSRYRGMLQQLEKRYSLAEVLKHLIENSNLVNLDYQALYEEVKGFLEAKGYNILSKRLTDESIQLFVQTNEGLEELLIDDELFASPYFSEATYIYNKLVERDLTVFEGRDLVEILDEIETLAKKGAYIQRYKGLGEMNPEQLWETTMTPEARRLLRVTIDDATIASDTFTLFMGDEVEPRRNYIEEHAKDVEHLDV; encoded by the coding sequence ATGAGCCAAGAATATGGTGCTAGCAATATTAAAGTTTTAAAAGGTCTTGAAGCTGTTAGAAAAAGACCAGGTATGTATATTGGTGATACTAACACTAATGGATTACATCATATGGTTTACGAAGTTGTTGATAACTCTATTGATGAGGCAATGGCTGGATATTGTAAAAATATAAAAATTACTATGACAAAAGATCATTGGATCAAAGTTGAAGATGATGGAAGAGGTATTCCAACTGCTATTCATGAAGGTGAAGGAATTTCAGCTGCTACTGTTGTTTTAACTGTACTTCATGCTGGTGGTAAATTTGACAAAGATACGTATAAAGTTTCTGGTGGTCTTCATGGAGTTGGGGTTTCTGTTGTAAATGCCTTATCTAAAGAAGTTAAAATGACTATTTACAGAGAAGGAAAAATTCATTATCAAGAGTTTTCAAAAGGTATTCCAAAAGCTCCTTTAGAAGTTATTGGAGAAAGTCCTAGAAAAACTGGTACTACTATTGAATTTTTAGCTGATGATTCTATTTTTGAAGTAAATACTTATGATTTTGCTGTTTTAGCAAAAAGATTTAGAGAAGTAGCATATTTAAACTCATTTATCTCAATTACTTTAATAAATGAAATAACTAAAAAAACAGAAGTTTATCATTTTGAAGGTGGTATTAAACAGTTTGTTGAAGATATAAATACTGCAACAGCCGTATCAGACGCAGTAGCATTTAATGACAATGTTGATGGAGTAGAAGTTGATATTGCTGTTATGTATAACGATACTTATGTTGAAAAAACTTTATCATTTGTAAATAATATTAGAACAATTGATGGGGGAACTCATGAGGCTGGATTTAAAGCTGGACTTACAAGAAGTATTGTTAAATATTTAAATGAAAATGCAGCAGCTAGAGAAAAAGATACAAAAATCACAGGTGATGATGTAAGAGAAGGTCTTATTGCAATTATTTCTGTAAAAGTTCCAGAACCTCAATTTGAAGGTCAAACAAAAGGTAAACTTGGAAGTTCTTATGTAAAACCTATTTGCCAAAGATTAACATCTGAACAACTAGATAAATACTTTGAAGAAAATCCAGCACAAGCAAAAGCAATTATGGATAAAGCTTTAATGGCAGCACGAGGTAGAGAAGCAGCTAAAAAAGCTAGAGATATGACTAGAAAAAAAGATGCTATGACAGTAGGAACTCTTCCTGGTAAACTAGCAGAATGTCAAAGTAAAGATCCAGCTATTAGAGAATTATATCTAGTAGAAGGGGACTCTGCGGGAGGTTCTGCAAAACAAGGTAGAGATAGGGTTTATCAAGCAATTTTACCACTTAAAGGTAAGATTTTAAATGTAGAAAAATCAAGACTTGATAAGATTTTAAAATCTGATGAAATTAGAAACATGATTACAGCTCTTGGTTGTGGTATTGGTGAAGATTTTGATGAAGAAAAAATCAGATATCATAAAATCATTTTTATGACGGATGCCGATGTTGATGGATCTCACATTCAAACACTGCTTTTAACTTTCTTCTTTAGATTTTTAAGACCAGTTATTGAAAAAGGTTATTTATATATTGCTCAACCACCTCTTTATAGATATAAAAAAGGTAAAAATGAGACATATTTAAAAGATGACAATGCTTTATCTGCTTTTTTAATTGAAAATGGTTTAGAATCATTTGAATTCCAAGGTCTTGGATATAATGATTTAGTGGATTTATTTAAAACAGTTTCTAGATATAGAGGTATGTTACAACAATTAGAAAAAAGATACTCTTTAGCAGAAGTTTTAAAACACTTAATTGAGAATTCAAATTTAGTAAATTTAGATTATCAAGCTTTATATGAAGAAGTAAAAGGATTCCTTGAAGCTAAGGGATATAATATTTTATCAAAAAGATTAACTGATGAAAGTATTCAACTTTTCGTTCAAACAAATGAAGGTCTAGAAGAGTTACTAATAGATGATGAACTTTTTGCCTCACCATATTTTAGTGAAGCTACTTATATTTATAACAAATTAGTAGAAAGAGATTTAACTGTATTTGAAGGAAGAGATTTAGTAGAAATACTTGATGAAATAGAAACTTTAGCTAAAAAAGGTGCATATATCCAAAGATATAAAGGTCTTGGAGAAATGAATCCAGAGCAACTTTGGGAAACAACAATGACACCAGAAGCAAGAAGACTTCTAAGAGTTACTATTGATGATGCAACAATTGCATCTGATACTTTCACACTGTTTATGGGTGATGAAGTAGAGCCAAGAAGAAACTATATCGAGGAACATGCAAAAGACGTAGAACATCTAGACGTTTAA
- a CDS encoding M48 family metallopeptidase: MKNLKYLEHYPKDIILQIQKLIDNKKLDKYLLNKYKTSHDYKNDKALYSYAMDFKNSYLKKSLPLSKVIYDGKINVINDALGLHTIISRVQGGKLKSKNEIRIGTLFKNVPEEFLRMIVVHELAHLKEKEHDKAFYSLCCFMEPHYHQYEFDLRVYLTYMDLYGKLY; encoded by the coding sequence ATGAAAAACTTAAAATACTTAGAACACTATCCTAAAGATATAATCTTGCAAATACAAAAGCTAATAGATAATAAAAAGCTTGATAAGTATTTGTTAAATAAATACAAAACTTCTCATGATTATAAAAATGATAAAGCCCTTTACTCTTATGCTATGGATTTTAAAAATAGTTATTTGAAAAAGTCACTTCCTCTTAGTAAGGTGATTTATGATGGGAAGATAAATGTTATCAATGATGCTTTGGGTTTGCATACTATTATTTCTCGGGTTCAAGGTGGGAAGCTTAAGAGTAAAAATGAGATACGAATAGGAACTTTGTTTAAAAATGTTCCAGAAGAGTTTCTTAGGATGATTGTAGTGCATGAATTAGCTCATTTAAAGGAAAAGGAACATGATAAGGCCTTTTATAGTTTATGTTGCTTTATGGAGCCTCATTATCATCAATATGAATTTGACTTAAGAGTTTATCTTACATATATGGATTTATATGGGAAACTTTATTAA
- the dnaN gene encoding DNA polymerase III subunit beta, protein MRFIIAKNIFENIISSMQPFLEKKDSSSITSHIYLEVINSKLILKATDYEIGLESYVNDIEESTDGKGTVNGSNLLGIIKRLKNDKITVETIDNNLVIKQSRSTFKLPMYDANEYPNLIMNTELNILNISTISLVNSIRKITPAIDNNNPKFELNGALIDIKNSKINFVATDTRRLAISHLQNISNNEAQFIIPKKAIIEIQKLFLDDAKISYDDTNLVVETDNSKFFTKLINGKFPDYERIIPNTLKYNLTLPKAVLIDSIKLVTSLFSNIKITFSPNSMVFESLDEDTESKTQIDIDLNINENFYLAVNAKYLLDFLSMSNNENVVVGFNESNLPFYLEDDKFFTIVMPIVLDK, encoded by the coding sequence ATGAGATTTATCATTGCTAAAAATATCTTTGAAAATATAATCTCTTCAATGCAACCATTTTTAGAAAAAAAAGATTCTAGTTCTATTACTTCACATATATATTTAGAAGTAATAAATTCTAAATTAATATTAAAAGCTACAGATTATGAAATTGGATTAGAATCTTATGTTAATGATATTGAAGAATCAACAGATGGAAAAGGTACAGTTAACGGAAGTAATTTATTAGGTATTATTAAAAGATTAAAAAATGACAAAATTACTGTTGAAACTATAGATAATAATTTAGTTATAAAACAAAGTAGATCAACTTTTAAATTACCAATGTATGATGCTAATGAATATCCTAATTTAATTATGAATACTGAATTAAATATATTAAATATTTCAACTATTAGTTTAGTAAATAGTATTAGAAAAATTACACCAGCTATTGATAACAACAATCCAAAATTTGAATTAAATGGTGCATTAATTGATATTAAAAATTCTAAAATCAATTTTGTAGCAACAGATACAAGAAGACTTGCTATTTCTCATTTACAAAATATTTCAAATAATGAAGCGCAATTTATTATTCCAAAAAAAGCAATTATAGAAATACAAAAACTATTTTTAGATGATGCAAAAATATCTTATGATGATACAAATTTAGTAGTAGAAACTGATAATTCTAAATTTTTTACAAAACTAATTAATGGGAAATTTCCAGATTATGAAAGAATTATTCCAAATACTTTAAAATATAATTTAACTTTACCAAAAGCTGTTTTAATAGATTCTATTAAACTAGTTACATCTTTGTTTTCAAATATCAAAATTACTTTTTCTCCAAATTCTATGGTATTTGAATCTTTAGATGAAGATACAGAATCTAAAACTCAAATTGATATTGATTTAAATATTAATGAAAATTTTTATTTAGCAGTAAATGCTAAATATTTATTAGATTTTTTAAGCATGTCAAATAATGAAAATGTTGTAGTTGGATTCAATGAATCTAACTTACCATTTTATTTAGAAGATGATAAATTTTTTACAATTGTAATGCCAATTGTGTTAGACAAATAA
- the ruvC gene encoding crossover junction endodeoxyribonuclease RuvC, translated as MKKKILGIDPGTINCGYAVIEKNNRELRLCEAGLIKIKSKILQEQIVEMVEGLDLIFSNHEINEVAIEDMFYAFNPKSVIKLAQFRGAISLKVLQKFGNFSEYTPLQVKKAVTGNGKAAKEQVAFMVKRLLGIKKEIKPLDITDAIAIALTHAQRLK; from the coding sequence TTGAAAAAAAAGATATTAGGAATAGACCCTGGAACTATAAATTGTGGTTATGCAGTTATAGAAAAAAATAATAGAGAATTAAGACTTTGTGAAGCTGGATTGATAAAAATAAAAAGTAAAATTTTACAAGAGCAAATAGTTGAAATGGTTGAGGGTTTGGATTTGATTTTTTCAAATCACGAGATAAACGAAGTAGCTATTGAAGATATGTTTTATGCCTTTAATCCAAAAAGTGTAATTAAACTTGCTCAATTTAGAGGTGCTATATCGTTAAAGGTTTTACAAAAATTTGGAAATTTTTCTGAATACACTCCATTACAAGTTAAAAAAGCAGTTACAGGAAATGGAAAAGCAGCAAAAGAACAAGTTGCTTTTATGGTAAAAAGATTATTAGGTATAAAAAAAGAGATAAAACCACTTGATATTACAGATGCAATTGCAATTGCATTAACTCATGCACAAAGATTAAAATGA
- a CDS encoding TRAP transporter substrate-binding protein encodes MFKKLVKLSLAIAMFGTFLQGASTFTLKLQSADPSGSINFKLQEKWAKTVATMTNSDINIEVLPVNSIVKYTETLDAIGAGVLDGEISSIAYFSGKDPAFALMGNTVGAWSDPNDLILFMEYGGGNEFMNKLMNPYGVTFVSAMTNGLESLVAKKPIRSVAELKGLKMRAPEGLVQAVFKAAGAAPVNLPYSEVFTSLDKGVIEAADASTLAVNAQAGLNKIAKFPIFPGFHSIPLMDLSINTKTWNKMPKNYQEIIKVSFRDYVRQIISTIKLSDKAEAARATETKDYTIVTWPESEKIKFRRIAQGEWEKMSTQSPNAKEAYDLITKFLKDNGMI; translated from the coding sequence ATGTTTAAAAAATTAGTAAAGCTATCTTTAGCTATAGCAATGTTTGGTACATTCTTACAAGGGGCAAGTACATTTACTTTAAAACTACAATCTGCAGATCCATCAGGGTCTATTAATTTTAAGTTACAAGAGAAGTGGGCAAAAACTGTTGCTACAATGACTAATTCTGATATTAATATAGAAGTTTTACCAGTAAATAGTATTGTAAAATATACTGAAACCTTAGATGCTATTGGCGCTGGGGTTCTCGATGGAGAAATTTCTTCAATTGCATATTTTTCTGGTAAAGATCCAGCATTTGCTTTAATGGGAAATACTGTTGGTGCATGGAGTGATCCAAATGATTTAATTTTGTTTATGGAATATGGAGGAGGAAATGAATTTATGAATAAATTGATGAATCCTTATGGTGTAACATTTGTTTCTGCTATGACAAATGGTTTAGAATCATTGGTTGCAAAAAAACCAATAAGAAGTGTTGCAGAGTTAAAAGGTTTGAAAATGAGAGCACCTGAGGGTCTTGTTCAAGCAGTATTTAAAGCAGCAGGTGCAGCGCCTGTAAATTTACCATATAGTGAAGTATTTACTTCATTAGATAAAGGGGTTATAGAAGCAGCGGATGCATCTACTTTAGCTGTAAATGCTCAAGCAGGACTTAATAAAATTGCTAAATTTCCTATATTCCCAGGTTTTCATTCTATTCCTTTAATGGATCTTTCTATTAATACTAAAACTTGGAATAAAATGCCAAAAAATTATCAAGAGATAATTAAAGTTTCTTTTAGAGATTATGTGAGACAAATTATTTCTACAATAAAACTTTCTGATAAAGCAGAAGCTGCAAGAGCAACAGAAACTAAAGATTATACTATTGTAACTTGGCCAGAATCAGAAAAAATAAAATTTAGAAGAATTGCACAAGGTGAGTGGGAAAAAATGTCTACACAATCTCCTAATGCAAAAGAAGCTTATGATCTTATTACTAAGTTTTTAAAAGATAATGGAATGATTTAA
- a CDS encoding TRAP transporter small permease subunit, translating to MENTELKYNKLDRLIILIGRKICIFYIVCFIIICYEVFSRYVLNSPTSWVQETTTLIAGILFIWGGLHSLTIDRHIKITILYDMLSKKYKYYVDILISTLLIICLVFMNYSAFLLFKSSWFKPWGAFYMETSGSAWNPPFPAISKLVLFLVLILMLIQVLVKFISILRRK from the coding sequence ATGGAAAATACTGAGCTGAAATATAATAAACTTGACCGATTAATAATTTTAATCGGTCGAAAGATTTGTATTTTTTATATAGTTTGTTTTATCATTATTTGTTATGAGGTTTTTTCTCGATATGTACTTAATTCACCTACTTCTTGGGTTCAAGAAACAACAACTTTGATTGCAGGTATTTTATTTATTTGGGGAGGATTACACTCTTTAACAATTGATAGACATATAAAAATAACTATTTTATATGATATGCTATCAAAAAAATACAAGTATTATGTTGATATTTTAATCTCAACATTATTGATAATTTGTTTAGTATTTATGAACTATTCAGCTTTTTTACTTTTCAAAAGTTCTTGGTTTAAGCCATGGGGTGCTTTTTATATGGAAACTTCGGGTTCTGCATGGAATCCACCTTTTCCAGCAATATCAAAACTTGTTTTATTTTTGGTTTTAATATTGATGCTTATACAAGTACTTGTTAAATTTATTTCTATACTTAGGAGAAAATAA
- the dnaA gene encoding chromosomal replication initiator protein DnaA: MTTKEILSVLKNETSKSDYDRYLKQLIYKKISSDDNIAIFEVPNKYIANWIKSKYSKIIQHCIETIDGTKPTVEIKLTGEKKTKKEILKEQVGKSDVESTILNPSYTFDSFVVGSSNQMAFNASLAVSKKPGIQYNPLFIYGGTGLGKTHLLQAIGNDAIEHGRTIIYVTIEQFMNDFTFAIKNKNMEHFRSKYRKCDVLLIDDIQFLSGKEQTQEEFFHTFNELHNAEKQIVMTSDRLPSQIAGLVDRLKSRFEWGLTADVQIPGLETKIAIIEKKSELNGIHLDREIVNYIATNLDNSIREIEGVLIRINASAALLNQEINLPMVQNLLKEQIKETKENIKLPDIITIVAIELNIKPSDIKSKKRTAIVANARRIVIYLARELTHNSMPDIAKFLGMKDHSSISHNIKKANELIEKDENFKLIIENLKNKIINRG; the protein is encoded by the coding sequence ATGACAACAAAAGAGATTTTATCAGTTTTAAAAAATGAAACATCAAAATCAGACTATGACAGATACCTAAAACAACTTATTTACAAAAAAATTTCATCTGACGATAACATAGCTATTTTTGAAGTTCCTAATAAATACATTGCAAACTGGATAAAAAGCAAATATTCAAAAATCATTCAACACTGTATTGAGACAATAGATGGTACTAAGCCAACTGTTGAAATAAAATTAACAGGTGAGAAGAAGACTAAAAAAGAGATACTAAAAGAACAAGTAGGAAAATCAGATGTGGAAAGCACTATATTAAATCCATCATATACTTTTGATTCTTTTGTAGTTGGTTCATCAAATCAAATGGCCTTTAATGCTTCCCTTGCCGTTTCAAAAAAACCAGGTATTCAATACAACCCCTTATTTATCTATGGTGGAACTGGTTTAGGTAAAACTCACTTGCTTCAAGCAATTGGAAACGATGCAATAGAGCATGGTAGAACAATTATTTATGTTACAATTGAACAGTTCATGAATGACTTTACTTTTGCAATTAAAAACAAAAATATGGAACATTTTAGAAGTAAATATAGAAAATGTGATGTCCTACTAATCGATGATATTCAATTTTTAAGTGGAAAAGAACAAACTCAAGAAGAGTTCTTTCACACTTTTAATGAACTTCATAATGCTGAAAAACAAATTGTCATGACTTCAGATAGACTTCCATCTCAAATAGCAGGCCTTGTGGATAGATTAAAATCAAGATTTGAGTGGGGTTTAACAGCTGATGTTCAAATTCCTGGATTAGAGACAAAAATAGCAATTATTGAAAAAAAATCTGAATTAAATGGCATTCATTTAGATAGGGAAATAGTAAATTATATTGCTACAAATCTTGATAACTCTATTAGAGAAATAGAAGGTGTACTAATTAGAATAAATGCAAGTGCAGCCTTACTTAACCAAGAGATTAATTTACCTATGGTACAAAACCTTTTAAAAGAGCAAATTAAAGAAACAAAAGAAAATATAAAACTTCCTGATATAATAACAATCGTTGCAATAGAACTTAATATCAAACCAAGTGATATTAAATCTAAAAAAAGAACAGCAATTGTTGCAAATGCAAGAAGAATAGTGATATATTTAGCAAGAGAGTTAACACATAACTCTATGCCAGATATTGCTAAGTTTTTAGGTATGAAAGATCATAGTTCAATTTCTCATAATATTAAAAAAGCAAATGAGTTAATTGAAAAAGATGAAAATTTTAAACTTATAATAGAAAATTTAAAAAATAAAATCATAAATAGAGGATAG